The region ACTGCTGTCTTTCCAGAGCTAAGCAAAGCAAGGGCCCGGGTGGAGAGGTGGAACGCTGATCACTCTAAAAGTGATCAGACTGTGCGGCAAATGCGTTCTCAAGTGGATGATCTGACAGAGGTGATATCTGCTAAAGATGCCCAGCTAGCTGTCCTCAAAGTGAGGCTTGACGAGGCTGACCAGCTTCTAAAATCTCGGACAGAGGCACTGGAGTCTGCACAGTGTGAGAGATCAAGgtactgattttatttaatatgtatttcttaaaaagaaaaaaaggcgagctgtttttttttctttctttcttttttggctAGTTCCATTGCAGCGGTTAGTAAAACATATGTGGACAGATttttccagtgcaaagtttgctccTATTTTTGCTAATGAGTCATATCTAGAAATAAACTTTGAAATTCCACTTTTTTCTCCTAAGAATCATCCAAGACTGCAATGAAGGCAGCAGCTTACACGACCAGACATTACAGGCATTGCAGGAGAGGTTAAGAGAAGCTGACTCTGCACTGAAGAGGGAGCAAGAGAGTTACCGACAAATCCAGGTTAGAATGAATATCTTTTTCAATGCGTATATTTTCTTTAATCATGTATGTTACTTGCCCTGATATTCTTTGAAAGAAAGATATTTACAGAGCGACATGACTTTAGCTtaacgtctcatccaaaggacaccCCAAGAGACTGTTGCACCCCAGAATACCACATTCATTTGTATCTTTGTGCAGAGTGGGGGTGCTATATAAAGGTCTGCCAGAGAgggtgtggtttctctcctggTGTAACGGATGTCTGCTCTTGTCCTTTAGAGCGAGTATGCAGCCCGTCTCAGTAAGGTGGAGGCTGAGAGGCAGAGCTTGGCTGAGTCACTGACAGTGGCAGAAAGAAAGAGCATGGAGGAAAAGAGGAGGGCAGAGGAGCTCCAGCAGCAGCTGAAATTTGCTAAAGCTGGAACAGAGTCTGTCAAGCAAGAGCTTATAGACTACAAACAAAAGGCTACACGGATTCTTCAGGTGAGACAGCAGCGTTCATTCACAAAAGTGATTCTCAAAGTCTCCACAAAATTAGAGTTCATCTTTTTCATTAATAAAGATTTATGGAGGGAAGTACCAAGTATGAATGAAAGACTTTGCATGGTTAGCAGGCTTGGCTTGGTTTGATCAACTGTGCTGTATTTGCATAAACTGATTGtgcagaatgtatttaaaaatattacatttctttactATTAAGAAGGAGCAAATGTGGTATTTATTACAGCCACTAGGGGCAGAATTTTGTTAAGAGACAATTTAATAGCTCTATTTGAGGCTACAGGGGTAAAATAACTGATTAGTTAAGGTAACtgattagttaagataactgatattttatACCGTACAAAGTTGCCTTTTACCACATTCAGAATCgttatgtaacattttaaaataatctgttcaacacaaaacacactggcGAActaagtgttacagaacacccttttctgtgtcctgtgttggAAATTTTCTGTCACGTGATGGATCATACATCAGTTGGGCAGTACAGTTCTCAGAATTATCTTGGGAGTGTTTGGTaggagagaatttttttttccaagcattgcagtgtatccaggtCATCCTCCCTCCTGTAACAATGCTGGTTTTTTGTTCCCACAGTGCGCCACTCATTTcagtcagagcaccagcattgttgcagtaGGGAACATGGACtagatacactgcaatgtttagaaaatacatttgtttttgccTGGTGAATGTTCCCTaataaaattttgaaaaaaagtaaatgtctggTTGATTtacccatgatgtgtgaataaaaatatcagtaCCACCGTGactatgttaaatgtattttacctcAATTTCTTCTTGTGTAACACTAAAACCTGATCCCAGGTTACATTATTGTCCCTTCAAGACATGCCAATAAGCACATTGAAAGTAATGCTTTTTTTGGCCAACTACTGTGCTTTGTTAATGTGGCCCAAATAATGGTTGTCAATGGTTGTTAATGTGGCCCAAATAAAGGTTAACCATGACCACAAAATGTCTGTCATCATAGATACAGTGTATCTATTGGTAAtggtatttctgtttttatcGGTACATATTGTGTTAATTACGTACAGTTAGGCGAATATATGTCAACTACAAAAATAATGAACTGTTCATTCCAGGTACTTACAGTAGAAAGATACACATAAAAGGAAAGTTTCTGAAATCCTGTAAGCTTGTCTCTGATTCAGTCAAAGGAGAAACTAATCAGCAGCTTGAAGGAGGGCGCAGAGATTGATGGTCTGGACAGCCACACAGCCAGCACCATGGAACTGGAGGAGCTGAGACACGAGAGGGACATGCAGAGGGAGGAGATCCAGAAACTCATGGGGCAGTTCCAGCAACTCAGAACAGAGCTGCAGGTCACACGTTTCACAATTTGTTTGGGAAAGGCAATGCAGTTGTTCAGAAAAACTGGTTTTCAAGCTGGTATCTGGCTTTCCAGAGAATATATTTCACTGTTGCTGTGAATgaggcttgctttttttttttttttttttttttttttttaaactttgagaATCTCTGCTCAGAGCCAAAGTTATATTACTGAATAACAGTTTTTAAAGAGCTTTAACAATTGCGCAGAATATTAACACAGTAAATCATAAGGtggcattaaaacattttaagaacGTGTTCAGATTAGCTATATTAATATGCTGTACATCTATTTTCCATTGCAAGTATACaggagtaatacaaaaatacagtgattataaaaataagctaggtgaaaaggtttgttttaatcATGCATAACTTTAAACCTTCACTGAATTAGCTgttgtgctataaaaaaaaaagtgtgtgtttttttttttaaggatttttttttttttataaacatatattAGGTACTTTGTATAATGTTCTTCTGTTttataaagttgtattttatgCATATCCTTAGTCTGTGTTTTCATACAAAACAGGATACAGAAAACCTACTGATGACAGAAGGGGAATCTTCTCGAGAGCAGCTTCAAGAACTGCAAGACCAGATAACCAGTCAGAAACGATCCAAGCAAGAGGCAGAAGCTGAATTGGAGAGGCAGAAACAGGTTGGCATGTTCAAATCAATTGAACTACATGTATAGATCTATTCAGAAATGTAAGAATAATGACGTGCCAACATTGGCAATACCCTAGATTTGTCATAGTTTGTACCTATGGTGACACTAGTGTTTTAATTGCTtcaatttgtgtgtgtttaagagacaagaaaaaaaaactaattgttctaaatgaataatTGGAAATCTTTGTCATATTTTATATTAGAAtattgctgcttgtgtttttttttttttttttttttttttttaggcgttTCAGTATTTGGAGGAAGAACTGCATCGCACCAAAAACTCTCTCCAGAGTAGAATTAAGGACAGAGAAGAGGAAGTTCAAAAACTCAGGAATCAGGTACTGTCCTTAAAGATACGTGGGTGTGCTATGTTAACATCCTCAATGGCAATATCAGTTACACTGGAAACCTGAGATCTTTTTAACAGAGTTGCTGTAACCCTttcggtccatttattcagcgcctgtcaggcacgtcaggtccaatttgtttccacatgcgctgtttatttacaccctgttttaatttttaaagtaaactgttttaaagggcattgcaatgctaagtgacatcagtactacatctccagccaagccccaccctgtgttcgctgtatttttcacatacctctttatagccatgcatactgataaatcctctcctgatcactcgttttatctccaaactcctcaataatgcgatccaagtcattattttaatactgtaacatctcaaagctctgcaaatgtctgtgatattatttgagcgctgcatgcggaagcagctacctcctttgtttgtctgcttgtctctgtatggtgcagctgctagggctattgctcacatgcccctttttgttttttggggtttttttgtgtgtttcattcggctcctatcggtctcactcagctattgaatggttttctctgctttttccagagaaaaaacgactagaaacctgtgctttacatcttttcggtgatgtcggacagggactggaaagggttaatagtCATGTGGGAGAAGTCAATCCATAACCAATCTGCTTGTTTCTTCCCGCAGCTTACCAACAGAACACTGAGCAACAGCAGTCAGACAGAGCTGGAGAACCGGCTGCACCAGCTGACCGAGACGCTGATCCAGAAGCAGACCATGTTGGAGGCCCTCGGCACAGAGAAGAACTCCCTTGTCTTCCAGCTCGAGCacctggagcagcagctgaagagCGTGGAGGGTAGCAGCACTGTTAACGGATCTTCCATCAACATGGCAGGAATAGAAAACACCGAAGGTAGAAATGATttgcattgtatattttttaGAATACAATACTTTATACTACGTTTGTGTTCTACATGCTCATGATGACCCCACCAtgaagctatttttattttacttgtgttCTATAAGGTTTTAAATGTTGATCAGTCATCTTTTGTTCTAGGTGCTCGAATGAGAAATGTGCCAGTCCTCTTCAGCGATGGGGAAAGCACTAATGCAGGGATGTATGGAAGAGTCCGTAATGCAGCAAGTACAATTGACAGATTCAGGTAAAGCAGAGTTTCTCGTATGTTGATCACACTATTAATGAAAATTCTATTTCTACAACATTTCCTCTAATATTTAGCACATTACTTGAAAAATATTGTTTCAGTTGTAAAGGTTGCTGCTCAGAGACAGCAAGGGGCATTCAGCTTAagttaaagtacagtatatgtgcatgaaaagaaaaacacactgcaGGCATTCCTTTATCAACCAATTCTTTAGTAAAAGGaccttttaacaaaaaaaaaatccaccaaatgcaattttattttgcaacaataaaacagacacacaaaaggaattaagagatacaaaataaaccaGGTCCTGCATtatagttaattttattttttcgtAGTAAGCTTTATCACTATTGTCATGTTGTCTATACTGAAGAACGCACATTTGTAATATTAGGGCATTAAACATTCTGTTAAGTAGCTTTCTCTGTAAACACTTTGTAGGCAAACAGTCCTTTGACCCGTCTTttcttttgctgtgtttttagcATCCGGTTAGGCATCTTTTTAAGACGTTACCCAATTGCAAGggtatttgtaattatttacatGGTGAGTACTTTCTCTAATATGTGCAAGTCTGTTTTTCAGGACTGTCCTGCCCCATTTTCATTTCATGAATGCAATAGGAgccaaaaaaaagtataatgatGCAAAAGTTTATAAATATTGGTTTCTACTCCCATCCTGAGAGTGTCAAAAACATAATTGTCCTTGTATTCTAGTACCGTGACCGTTGGAGTTATGTTATTGCTATTTTGATTTATATAGttgtgtttgagagagagagagagattgatttttaaattatttaaaaaaaaaaaaaaaatctttttttctctttaggcAATACTTCACCTTTGGGTGATGATTGTTCTACTAACCTATACACCTGAGATGCATCCAGGCAACCCAGATGGAAAAATGGGAAAGTGAAAGCAAAGaacataacttttaaaatgtgaaccGCATAGCGTTACAAGCTACTGAACAGCATGGAAACAAGCCTTGCCATGGTTGGGGCCAGTAATTTGCATAAACTCATATTGGAAACTGCCTACCCACCcccacattatcttccaaagttcTTTCAATTATTATACCATCAATGAATAGCATCTTGCAAAATAATATCTCGGAGTGCGAATTGtcttttgtatatactgtagatttgGTAGGTTCTTGAATGTAATCAgggaaataattatattaaagaCTGAACCGgggttttcttttaaagtttgaATTACTGTCTTTGCACTCACTTTTATGGgtatttttgggggtttttttgtatatagAAAAGGAGTTTCTTAATCCTAttgaaaattacttttaataaaagTTGTAGAGGAAGGCTTTAAAACATATCAGActgatatatattattttttttatgttttttttttttgtacacatttgttttgttcattttgttattcCTAAGGAGACCAGAACAGAATATCCACCACAGATTATGCACATAACTGTCAAAATGCTAATTGACAACTGTTGTATTCCCACTTTATTTTCATAACTATGTATAAATGAAATTGTATATAAATAGTTTACAATAATATTTAACAGTAACACTCAATGTAACGCCCCTACCAACCTCCTCAGCGTGTGGATAGCCTTTGTGTGACTTACAGAGCTTTCCTCCCTCTCAACTGGGGGTCCTGGGTTCTTAGGTTTCTTGTGCTGAAGTGGACTTCTGGTCATCATCTCTTCTGCATCAGGTGTGTCAATACAAGATGTGCGTGCACTGCAGTGCTATCTAATGGTATGAACAATCAGACTGTATATACTGCTCTGCTACACAGTAAATAAAGTCACTGGACcctcaagtaaaataaaagggaaaaattaaacacacacacctctacctctgggaaaaaattaagagaccactgcaaaattatcagtttctctggttttactatttattggTTTGTGTTTGGATaaagtgaacatttttgttttattctataaactactgacaacatttctcccaaattacaaataaaaagattgtcatttagagcatttttttgcagaaaatgacaactggtcaaaataacaaaaaagatgcagtgttgtcagacctcgaataatgcaaagaaaataagttcatattaatttttaaacaacacaatactaatgttttaactcaggaagagttcagaaatcaatatttggtggaataaccctgattttcagtcacagctttcatgcgtcttggcatgctctccaccagtctttcacattgatgttgggtgactttatgccactcctggcgcaaaaattcaagcagctcggctttgtttgatggcttgtgaccatccatcttcctcttgatcacattccagaggttttcaatggggttcaggtctggagatcgggctggccatgacagggtcttgatctggtggtcctccatccacaccttgattgacctggctgtgtggcatggagcattgtcctgctggaaaaaccagtcctcagagttggggaacattgtcagagcagaaggaagcaagttttcttccaggacaaccttgtacttggcttgattcatgcgtccttcacaaaaacaaatctgcctgattcctgccttgctgaagcacccccagatcattaccgatcctccaccacatttcacagtgggtgcgagacactgtggcttgtaggcctctccaggtctccgtctaaccattagatgaccaggtgttgggcaaagctgaaaattggactcatcagagaagatgaccttactccagtcctctacggtccaatccttatggtcttttgcaaacctcagcctggctcttctttgcatctcattgatgaagggcttttttctagctttgcacgacttcagccctgcccctaggagcctgcttcgaaccgtcctcgccgtgcacttcaccccagctgccgtttgccattctttttgtaggtcacttgatgtcatcctacggttgctgagtgacattcgaatgagttggcggtcatcctggtcagtggagagtcgttttcgccctctgtcggtctgtagctttgttgtccccaatgtgtgctgcttgaccttgttcttatgaaccgccgtctttgaaattttaaggatggaagcaacccaacgctcactgtatccctctgccagtaaagccagaattgaacccttcttttcctcactcaaaactttccttttcaactctttgggcatggt is a window of Polyodon spathula isolate WHYD16114869_AA chromosome 12, ASM1765450v1, whole genome shotgun sequence DNA encoding:
- the LOC121324632 gene encoding golgin subfamily A member 5-like; protein product: MSWFTDLAGKAENFLNKVDQGAATVLSKQQAEMAGLAYDTTDSSQYISAYKQQAPEYHPPPEVPNFITSAAVNIKKQKATLLSGTANVSSASQTPEVNDRPPSRPSSHFVRPKKTEPDDDLLFDFLNSSDKTLNGKVDSTKEKPKTLSCQSLSRTSSLSSISTGTHSNKTSEDGSSKDGQGQDTPESSDSGLVAPSEPAKEVSASVGSSLSVKDESQSQVLSNLRLENQLLRNEVSSLNQEMASLIQRSREMQEELSKARARVERWNADHSKSDQTVRQMRSQVDDLTEVISAKDAQLAVLKVRLDEADQLLKSRTEALESAQCERSRIIQDCNEGSSLHDQTLQALQERLREADSALKREQESYRQIQSEYAARLSKVEAERQSLAESLTVAERKSMEEKRRAEELQQQLKFAKAGTESVKQELIDYKQKATRILQSKEKLISSLKEGAEIDGLDSHTASTMELEELRHERDMQREEIQKLMGQFQQLRTELQDTENLLMTEGESSREQLQELQDQITSQKRSKQEAEAELERQKQAFQYLEEELHRTKNSLQSRIKDREEEVQKLRNQLTNRTLSNSSQTELENRLHQLTETLIQKQTMLEALGTEKNSLVFQLEHLEQQLKSVEGSSTVNGSSINMAGIENTEGARMRNVPVLFSDGESTNAGMYGRVRNAASTIDRFSIRLGIFLRRYPIARVFVIIYMAILHLWVMIVLLTYTPEMHPGNPDGKMGK